One stretch of Gadus macrocephalus chromosome 12, ASM3116895v1 DNA includes these proteins:
- the LOC132468570 gene encoding granzyme B-like, with translation MNRLHKLLFIVLACSAQQALGGTIINGSEVLANSLPYMASVQHNGKHICGGFLIEENIVLTAAHCDKKELTVVLGTNDLRLRKVKKTMRYNVEKCKHADFDKSSLANDIMTLTVRTYFSYFNPTFYVCYFLSRPSKMKPIKLPKNNMKIKNNTPCLVAGWGSIKTGGPTVDKLREVDVATIDQRTCQKAWGRERLPAKTICAGGYKTDKGFCQGDSGGPLVCSKMAVGIVSFYYNGTCDLPDLPNVYTEIKQFLPWINNPKRKCKID, from the exons ATGAATCGCTTACACAAACTCCTCTTTATTGTGCTGGCATGTTCAGCGCAACAAG CACTTGGAGGTACAATTATTAACGGGAGCGAAGTCCTGGCAAATTCATTGCCGTACATGGCTTCTGTGCAACACAATGGGAAACATATCTGTGGCGGATTTCTAATTGAAGAGAACATTGTACTTACTGCTGCCCACTGTGACAAAAA GGAGTTGACGGTTGTTCTGGGAACGAATGATCTACGACTACGCAAGGTCAAGAAAACTATGAGATACAACGTTGAAAAATGCAAACACGCAGACTTTGACAAATCTTCATTGGCGAATGACATAATGACGCTCACAGTGAGAACATACTTTTCCTACTTTAATCCAACATTTTatgtgtgttatttt cTGTCAAGACCATCAAAAATGAAACCAATTAAACTTCCAAAAAATAATATGAAGATCAAAAATAACACCCCATGCCTTGTAGCCGGATGGGGTTCTATCAAAACTGggggccctactgttgataAACTCAGAGAGGTCGATGTGGCTACTATTGACCAGAGGACCTGTCAGAAGGCATGGGGTCGTGAACGTCTCCCAGCCAAAACTATCTGTGCAGGTGGATACAAAACGGACAAAGGTTTTTGCCAG GGTGATTCCGGAGGACCTCTGGTGTGCAGCAAGATGGCTGTTGGAATTGTATCGTTTTATTACAACGGTACCTGTGACTTGCCAGACTTACCTAACGTCTACACTGAGATAAAACAGTTTCTGCCATGGATTAATAACCCCAAGAGAAAATGCAAGATTGATTAg